The sequence TGGACAGCATCTGCAGGACGCCGGTCACGAGGAGCGCGCGCAGTACCCCCAGCCGGTAGACGATGGCCCCTCCGGCCAGGACCCCCGCGATGGTAGCTGCGACGCCGAACACCTTGCTGACGTTGGCGATCTCGATCCGGGTGAAGCCCATGTCCACGTAGAAGGCGCTGGTCATGACCCCGGCCAGTGCGTCACCGAGCTTGAACAGCAGGATGAACACCAGGATCGGTACCCAGTGGGCGCGCCGGGTCAGGTCGACCAGCGGCTCGAGGAAGGCGGCCCGCAGCCACTGGGCGGGGGCCTGGGGGCCTGCTCCCCTCGTCGAGGCTGCCGGCTCGGGGGTCGCCCAGACCGCCGCCATGGCGGGGAGCAACAGCAGGGCCATCCCCGAATAGGCCACTGCCCAGCCGAAGAACTCCGCCAGATACAGGGCCCCGGCGCCGGATGCGACCATGCCCAGGCGGTAGCCGACCTGCGTGGCGGCCGCGCCCGCGCCCTGTTCACGCTCGTCGAGGAGCTCCACGCGGAAGGCGTCGATCACGACGTCCTGACTCGCGGAGAGGAATGCCACGGTGACGGCGGCGACGGCGGTTGCGAGCGGTGCGCCGGCGGGGTCGCTGCCCGCGAGCAGCAGGATCGCGGCGAAGAGGGCGGCCTGGACGAAGAGCGTCCAGCTCCGCCGGCGCCCCATGCGGCGTCCGAGCCACGGCAGCCGCACCTGGTCCAGGAGGGGTGCCCAGAGAAACTTCACGTTGTAGGCGAGCCCCACCAGGGCGAAGAGGCCGATGGCGGTGAGCGACAGGCCGTCCTGGCGCATCCAGACGGCGAGCGTCGCGCCCGTCAGGGCGAGCGGCAGGCCACTCGCGAACCCCATGACGAGGATCGCGAGCATTCGGGGGTCACGGTACAGGCTCAGTGCGGAGGACACGCGGGCCGGCGGCCGCTGTCGGCCGCCGTGGGGAGAGGGTCAGGCGTCTCGTCGCGAGGGGCCGCGGGAGATCGCCAGCTCCCCTCCGGCCCGCACCGTCCAGGTGGCGAGCTTCCCGATCAGGAGCAGGAGCAGGATGGCGAGGGTCCAGGCGAGGAAATACGAGAGCCGGAACGGTTCTTCCGGGGCCTGCTGGGTGGCGGAGGCGCCTGCCTTGCCCCCGCCCTCGCTGGCAGCGGGTGGGCGGGAGACGAGGAGCGAGTCCACGTGAGAGGCATGGTCGATGACGTGAGCCAGGCGGTCGATGGCCGCCGGCTGCTGGTACAGCCCCCAGGCCTCGAAGACGACCTTCACTCCCGCCCAGAGACCCACCAGGACGAGGGCGACGCCCACCAGGCGGACGAAGGCGTTGGTGGTCCTGGAGGCGAGGAGGGCCAGGTTGGATCCCGTGGGCGCCGCCTCCCGCTCGCGGGTGTCTTGGGGGGTTCTTTCGTCCCGGTCCTGGTAAGCCATGGCGGTCACCTCCCTCTCTCGTTCGGGTACGCAAGTGTACCAGCAGTCGCGGCCCCGCCACGCGTGAAGTCCGGTCGCCCGGTGGAAATCAGAAGAGCTCCTCGGTCACTCTCGCCGGCGGGGCCCGGCGGAACATCGAGTCTTCCTCCGGCATCTCCCCGAAGTCATGGCTCTCGGCCGGCTCCACGGGGGCGAGCTCGACCGGGAAGGTCTCGACGATCGCGTTCGCCTGGCCGGAGTATGCGAGCTCCCCGGTGCGGGGGTCGATGCGGGCGGTCACCATGTCGGGAGGCGTGGGGGGCAGTTCGTCCGGGACCCCGGCGAGCGCGGTGCGCATGAAGTCGATCCACATGGGCAGCGCGGCCTTGCCCCCGGTCTCCCCCCGCCCCAGGGGCTGCAACTGGTCGAATCCGACCCAGGAGACCGCCACCAGGGCGTGGTTGAAGCCCGCGAACCAGGCGTCCTGGAAGTCGTTGGTGGTTCCGGTCTTTCCCGCGAGGTCCTTGCGC comes from Gammaproteobacteria bacterium and encodes:
- a CDS encoding AmpG family muropeptide MFS transporter, which codes for MLAILVMGFASGLPLALTGATLAVWMRQDGLSLTAIGLFALVGLAYNVKFLWAPLLDQVRLPWLGRRMGRRRSWTLFVQAALFAAILLLAGSDPAGAPLATAVAAVTVAFLSASQDVVIDAFRVELLDEREQGAGAAATQVGYRLGMVASGAGALYLAEFFGWAVAYSGMALLLLPAMAAVWATPEPAASTRGAGPQAPAQWLRAAFLEPLVDLTRRAHWVPILVFILLFKLGDALAGVMTSAFYVDMGFTRIEIANVSKVFGVAATIAGVLAGGAIVYRLGVLRALLVTGVLQMLSNLMFAAQAVVGHSVPVLMVTIGVENLTGGMGSAAFVAYLSSLCSLAYTATQYALLSSLAAVARTTLSAAGGALAQGLGWIPFFAVSTLAAVPGLLLLVWLTPRVPGAPGKATPEPAPESASP